One Trichomycterus rosablanca isolate fTriRos1 chromosome 10, fTriRos1.hap1, whole genome shotgun sequence DNA window includes the following coding sequences:
- the slc35g1 gene encoding solute carrier family 35 member G1, with amino-acid sequence MVDLRSCNGSVFIDGEDRSTVLSVAPCRDEDTGVPKVCERGDSFVEDSVTRLPGELTVQEGAGLGPGESCRGPDGWTRCCGLPVCACCRAPELEGDTESPASHPAGRKARCPGLGLLYTLLASVFFSVAALLVKKIDGIHAVEISAIRCFFQMLFVIPVMIYYRTGFLGPRGMRVCLFLRGFLGSNAMILLYYAVLQMPLADATVITFSNPVFTSLLAWIFLKERCTIWDLVFTVFTLTGVVLIARPPFLFGGELDAEEENPGGRFKGAAAAFGSAVAAACTIVILRRMGKNVHYYLSVWYYAVLGFVECVAVLFIMDEWALPDCGWDRWKLMAIGVLGIGGQTFLTKALQIEKAGPVALMRTTDVMLAFILQFLFLGRQPTWWSLGGALCVISSTSGVALRKWYNSTRHKP; translated from the exons ATGGTTGATCTGAGGAGCTGTAACGGTTCGGTTTTTATCGACGGTGAGGACCGTTCCACGGTTTTATCGGTTGCCCCCTGTAGGGACGAGGACACGGGGGTTCCGAAAGTTTGTGAGCGTGGGGACAGCTTTGTTGAGGACTCGGTAACTCGGTTACCGGGTGAATTGACGGTACAGGAGGGCGCTGGTCTGGGTCCCGGTGAGTCCTGTAGAGGTCCGGACGGATGGACGCGGTGTTGCGGTTTACCGGTCTGCGCGTGCTGTCGGGCACCGGAGCTCGAGGGCGACACCGAGTCACCCGCATCTCATCCAG CGGGGCGTAAGGCGCGGTGTCCCGGTCTGGGTCTCCTCTACACCCTCCTGGCGTCGGTCTTCTTCTCCGTCGCCGCCCTGCTGGTAAAGAAAATTGACGGCATCCACGCCGTGGAGATCAGCGCAATACGGTGCTTCTTCCAAATGCTGTTTGTGATTCCGGTCATGATTTACTACAG GACCGGCTTCCTGGGCCCCCGTGGGATGCGGGTGTGCCTGTTCCTGCGTGGTTTCCTGGGGTCCAACGCCATGATCCTGCTGTACTACGCCGTGCTCCAGATGCCCCTGGCCGACGCCACCGTCATTACATTCAGCAACCCGGTCTTCACCTCGCTGCTGGCCTGGATCTTCCTGAAGGAGCGCTGCACCATCTGGGACCTGGTGTTCACCGTGTTCACCCTCACTGGGGTCGTCCTGATAGCACGACCCCCGTTCCTGTTCGGGGGTGAGCTCGATGCCGAAGAGGAAAACCCCGGCGGCCGCTTTAAGGGTGCGGCGGCGGCCTTCGGGAGCGCCGTGGCGGCGGCCTGCACCATCGTCATCCTGAGGAGAATGGGCAAGAACGTCCATTACTACCTGTCGGTGTGGTATTACGCCGTCCTGGGCTTCGTGGAGTGCGTGGCGGTGCTCTTCATCATGGACGAGTGGGCTCTCCCCGACTGCGGCTGGGACCGCTGGAAACTGATGGCCATCGGCGTCCTGGGCATCGGCGGCCAGACGTTTCTCACCAAAGCTCTGCAGATTGAGAAGGCGGGCCCCGTGGCCCTCATGAGGACCACGGACGTGATGCTGGCGTTCATCCTGCAGTTCCTCTTCCTCGGTCGCCAGCCCACGTGGTGGAGCCTGGGCGGGGCTCTGTGTGTGATCAGCAGCACCAGCGGAGTGGCGCTCAGGAAGTGGTACAACAGCACCAGGCACAAACCCTGA
- the lgi1b gene encoding leucine-rich glioma-inactivated protein 1b: MILGSLRMLSVTLFCAAAVLLCADCRRGKQGRCPPGCTCTKDNALCENIRSVPHSFPSDVVSLSFVKSGFTEISAGSFIHTPSLQLLLFTANTLESVDEDAFQGLPHLEYLFIENNRIESMSPSAFRGLKSLLHLSLAYNNLETLPKDLFKGLDALSKMDLRGNALVCDCKLKWLVEWMHSTNATVDQIHCSGPPIHQGRKINDLVPQSFDCITAELVSRRTLKFESISVESFTVGVDQYAVFAQPFTGTCSFMEWDHVNMEFRPYDTIESTSTVVCKPMIIEKQIFIIVAQLFGGSHIYKRDTSAQKFIKIQDIDILRIRKPNDVETFRIDGERYFAIADSSKAGSTTVYRWNGNGFYSHQSLHPWHRDTDVEYLEIGGKPHLILSSSSQRPVVYQWSRNQRRFERRTDIPETEDVYAVKHFRVKGELFVCLTRFIGDSKVMRWDGAMFTEVQSMASRGSMIFQPIDLGGWQYAILGSDYSLTQVYRWDSRSGRFVHFQELNVQAPRAFALVSVDNRELLLASSFKGRTQIYEHLIIDMSS; encoded by the exons ATGATCCTCGGCAGCCTGAGGATGTTGAGTGTGACGCTGTTTTGCGCCGCTGCTGTGCTGCTGTGTGCGGACTGTAGGAGGGGGAAACAGGGTCGCTGTCCCCCCGGATGCACATGTACCAAAGACAATGCTCTGTGTGAGAACATCAGGAGTGTTCCTCACAGCTTCCCATCAGACGTCGTTTCACT CTCATTTGTGAAGTCTGGATTCACTGAAATATCAGCCGGAAGTTTCATACACACGCCGTCTCTGCAGCTTCT CTTGTTCACAGCCAACACGTTGGAGTCTGTGGATGAAGATGCGTTCCAGGGTCTTCCTCACCTGGAGTACCT GTTTATCGAAAACAACAGGATCGAGTCCATGTCCCCGTCTGCCTTCAGAGGACTGAAATCTCTCCTGCACCT GAGCCTCGCTTATAACAACCTGGAGACGTTACCCAAAGATCTATTCAAGGGGTTGGACGCCTTATCAAAAAT GGATCTGCGAGGAAACGCGCTGGTCTGTGACTGTAAGCTGAAATGGCTGGTTGAATGGATGCACAGCACCAACGCCACCGTGGATCAGATTCACTGCAGCGGGCCCCCAATTCACCAAGGGAGGAAGATTAACGACCTGGTGCCTCAGTCCTTCGACTGTATAACTGCAG AGTTGGTTTCCAGAAGGACCCTGAAGTTCGAGTCTATTTCGGTGGAGTCCTTCACCGTGGGCGTGGATCAGTACGCCGTGTTTGCACAACCTTTCACCGGGACGTGCAGCTTCATGGAGTGGGACCACGTCAACATGGAGTTCAGACCTTACGACACTATCGAGA GCACGTCCACTGTGGTCTGCAAACCCATGATAATCGAAAAGCAGATCTTCATCATCGTGGCGCAGCTTTTCGGGGGCTCTCACATCTACAAGCGGGACACGTCGGCCCAGAAGTTCATCAAGATCCAGGACATCGACATCCTGAGGATCCGCAAGCCCAACGACGTGGAGACCTTCCGCATCGACGGCGAGCGCTACTTCGCCATTGCCGACAGCTCGAAGGCGGGCTCCACCACCGTGTACAGGTGGAACGGCAACGGCTTCTACTCGCACCAGTCGCTGCACCCGTGGCACCGCGACACGGACGTGGAGTACCTGGAGATCGGCGGCAAGCCCCACCTGATCCTGTCCAGCAGCTCGCAGAGGCCGGTCGTCTACCAGTGGAGCCGAAACCAGAGACGCTTCGAGCGCCGCACCGACATCCCCGAGACGGAGGACGTCTACGCCGTCAAGCACTTCCGGGTCAAAGGCGAGCTGTTCGTCTGCCTGACGCGCTTCATCGGCGACTCCAAGGTGATGCGCTGGGACGGAGCCATGTTCACCGAGGTGCAGAGCATGGCGTCGCGCGGATCCATGATCTTCCAGCCCATCGACCTCGGAGGCTGGCAGTACGCCATCCTGGGCAGCGACTACTCGCTCACGCAGGTCTACCGCTGGGATTCCAGGAGCGGGCGCTTCGTGCACTTCCAAGAGCTGAACGTCCAGGCGCCGAGGGCCTTCGCCTTGGTCTCCGTCGACAACCGGGAGCTCCTGCTGGCCTCCAGCTTTAAGGGAAGGACGCAGATCTACGAGCACCTGATCATCGACATGAGCTCCTGA